CGACGACCGCCGACATCGGCAAGGCCACGGTTACCGTGACCGGCGCAACCGCCAACAACAAGACCTATGACGGCGGCACTTCTGCCACGCTCAGCAACATCGGCACGCTGAGCGGCCTGGTCGGCGGCGAAGCGCTGAGCCTGAGCCAGACCGGCGCCGCCTTCGCCGACAAGAATGCCGGCAGCGGCAAGACCGTCACGCTCACCGGCTACAGCCTTGCCGATGGCGCGGGCGGGCTGGCCGGCAACTACCAGCTGGCTTCCACCAGCGCCACGACGACCGCCGACATCGGCAAGGCCACGGTTACCGTGACCGGCGCGGTCGCCGACAACAAGACCTACGACGGCAGCACCGCCGCCACCCTGAGCAGCATCGGCATGCTGAGCGGCCTGGTCGGCGGCGAAGCGCTGACCCTGAGCCAGACCGGCACCGCCACCTTCGCCGACAAGAATGCGGGCAGCGGCAAGACCGTCACGGCCACCGGCTACAGCCTTGCCGATGGCGCGGGTGGTCTGGTCAGCAACTACCAGCTGGCATCCACCAGCGCCACGACGACGGCCGACATCAACCAGCTCGGCGTCACCGTGGCAGCCAACACCGCCAACAAGAGCTATGACGGCACCACAGCCAGCACCACCGCGCTGGCAAGCAGCGGCATCCTGGCGGGCGACACCGTCAACTTTGGTGGCAGTGCACTCTTTGCCGACAAGAACGCCGGCAACGGCAAAGTCGTCAGCGTTACCGGCATCAGCGCCAGTGGCACCGACGCCGGTAACTACAGCTTCAACAGCACGGCCAGCACCACGGCCAACATCGACAAAGCCAACCTGATAGTCACCGCCAACAACGACAACAAACTGGCAACAGGCGCGGCCTACAGCGGCGGCAACGGCGTTATCTACAGCGGATTCGTCGCAGGCGAGACGCCGGTCGAGCTGACAGGCAGCCTGATCTACCGCGGCAGCGCGCAAGGTGCCAGCACGGTCGGCACCTACACCATTGCAGCGGGCGGACTTGAGGCCGGCAACTACACGCTGAATTTTGTCAACGGCGTCCTGACCGTCAGTTACGGCAGTGCCGCAGCGACAGCCGTGGGCAACCCCGCGCTGGTAGCGAGTTACGACGGTGCGCTGCAGGCAGTCAGCGGTCTGGGCAGCTCACCAGGCGGCAACGGTGGCGGCGGCAGCGTTGATGCCATGGCTGGAGCTCTGGCGGCCGCAGCAGCAGAAGCCGGCAATGATGAGGATAAGTAAGCGGAGGATTGCAGTTTCATAAAACATTTCCACTTGCCGCTATTGCAACGCGATTCTCCATGCATCGGAGCCAGGGGCAATCCCGATAAATGGAGGAACCGCGAATGTCGGGGACGCTTGTTTTCCGCCAATGGGAAGGGTGATGCCGCTCAGTCACGGATTTCCGCCTCGGCGTAAAAGCGGTAGCCCGCATTGCGTGCGGTATTGACCGGCAATGCCAGGCCGGTGGCCTGCTCGGCCTTGCGGCGCAGGCGGCGCATTTGCGTGTCCAGCCGGCGCTGGTCGTACACCATGAAATCCTCGCCCAGCGCGTGGACGATCTCCTGGCGACTGATGATTTTTCCCGGCTCTGCCATCAGCGTGCTCAATACGGTCACGTCCTGTTGCGACAGCGCGATTGCCTGAAAACCCGGAGGCTGCAGGCGGCGGGGGGCCATTTCCAGGACCCAGCGTCCGGTCGCTTCGGGTTCGCCGAGGCGGCGTCTGAGCGCGGTCAGCGTCGCCGCAAGTTCGTCGAGGTCCGCAGTCTTGGTCAGGTAGTAGTCCGCGCCTTCGTCCAGCCCCGCGATCTTGTCGGGCGTGGTCCGGCGCGCGGTCAGCACGACGATGCCGAGCTTGTGGCCTTGCTGGCGCAGCTGGCGTATCAATACCATGCCGTCGCCGTCGGGCAGCGTCAGGTCGATGACGGCGATGCGATGCACGGCCGGGTCGTAAATTCGCTGGAACTCGGCGAGGCTGGCGGCGGCATCGACCTGATAGCCGGTGTCGGTCAGGAATTCGGCAAGTTCCTGCCGCAGTACGATTTCGTCTTCGAGCAAAATGAGGTTCTGCATCGCGTAAGGATAGTCGATACAGGCAGAAATTTATCTGAGCATTTCTGAGCGGTGTCGCATCTTTGACAATCGCGGCCGCGACGTCGCGCCGTGTGCACGCGGCGGGCATTTGGCATGCTATTCTCGGCCGCCATGAAATGCCTGTCCTTCATCCGCCCGCCGTTCATCCATCTGCCTCTCATCCTGTTTGTGTTTGCCGTCCTGCTTCCGCTGTCGGGATTTGCGCAGTCTGCGCTGACCCTGCAGTCCGGCGTGCGTCAGTTCTCGGCCAGCGGGCACATGAGCTTGCTGCATGACGCCGGCGGCCGCATGACTGCCGACGCGGCACAGTCTTCGGACAGCTGGAAGGCGTTGCCGGGCGCGGCCAGTGCCGGCTACACGTCGGACACGATCTGGCTGCGGCTGGAGGTGGAACGACAGGCGGACGCGCCGCAGGACTGGTCGGTGCGATTCACGAATCCCTTGCTGGACGATGTCCGCCTGTACCGGCCGGATGGCGCGCAGGGCTGGTCGGAACAGGCCGCCGGCGAGAATCTGGGACGCTCCAATTGGGCCGTGGATGCACGCAATGTCGTCTTTCCGGTACGGATGGAGGCGGCCGGGCGCGAGATCTGGCTGGTGCGCCTGCAGAGCAAGAATGCGATGTCCACCGGTCTGGAAATCTGGCCGCGCACGGCCTTCAACGACTTTTCGCGGCGCGAGTATCTTTACTACGGTCTGTACTTCGGTTTTTACGTGCTCCTGATCGTGCTGCATGCCTTCTTCTGGCGCATGACCAGAGAGGCGCAGAGCGGCTGGTACCTGCTGTATGTGTCGCTCCACACGCTGACGGAATTGATGACCGTTGCGATTCCCCAGCAATTGTTCGACATGCCGGTCGGCGTTTCGGACCCGCTGCTGGGCATGTCGATCTGCTGCAGTCTGGCCGTAGGCGTGTATTTTGCGGTGCAGCAGATGGAGTTGCCGGCGATGCGGCCCCGATTCAGCAAACTGGTGCTGGCAAGCGCATGCGGAGTTGCCGCGATCGGCATCGGCCTGATACTGGCCGGGCGTTTTGCCGCCGGCATGATCCTGGTGCAGCAATTGGCGATGCTTCTGGTCGTGGTGTTCATCAGTCTGTCGCTATGGATGCTCATCCATGGACACAAGCCGGCGCGCTTCTTCCTGCTGGCGTTCGGCATTTTCTATGCGGGCGTGGTGGTCAGTTTTCTGCGCAACATGGCTGTGGTGCCGACGAATTTCTGGACCAATCATGCCGTTGCGATCGGCGCGCTCCTGCACATGACGCTGATGAGCTTGCGGCTGAATCTGCGTTACGACGAGCTGCGACGTGACAAGGAGATGGCGCAGGCGGAAACGGTGCGCGCGGTGCGCCAGCTTAACGATAGCCTTGAAGATCAGGTCGCCAGGCGGACCGCCGCCTTGCAGCAGGAAATCGCGCAGCGCGTGCAGCTCGAGCAGGAGTTGCGCAAGGCGCTGGACGTGGAGCGGCGCATCAAGGAAGAGCAGCAGGATTTCGTCGCGATGGTCTCGCATGAATTCCGGACGCCGCTTGCCATCATCACCACCACCGCGCAGCAGATTGCAAAAAATCTGGATGCCGTGCGCGAAAAGACGCTGACCCGTTGCCAGAATCTGCGGAATGCGGCGCACCGCATGGCCGCGCTGGTCGATGAATATCTGACGGCGGACCGCATGGAAGACAGCGCAACCGCATTCAAGCCGGTATCGTGCGACCCGCGCCAACTGATTGAAGGCATCGTGAACGAATGGCCACAGGGCCGGATATCGATGTCGCTGCAGCCGTTGCCGGCACAGTTCACATGCGACAAGGGGCTGCTGCAGGTGGGGCTGCGCAACCTGTTGAGCAATGCCGACCGTCACGCCACGAGCGGGCAGGCGATCCATGTGCAAGCCGAAGCACGGGAGGAGGGCGCGCGACACACGCTATGCATCTCGGTGCGCAATCGCGGCGAGTTGATTCCCGAAGATGAAGTCCCGCGTCTGTTCCAGAAATACTTCCGTGGACGTTCCGCGCAGCACAAGCCGGGAGCGGGGCTGGGACTCTATCTGGTGAAGCGCATCGCGGAAATGCATGCGGGCGAGGTGTGGCTGGAAAACGACGCCGCGACAGGCAGCGTGACATTTTCCCTGCTGCTGCCGGATAACAAATCGGATGCCCTCAATCCCGCCGCACCAGCGCCTGCATCGGCATCGGCGATGGAGGCGAGTACGGCCTGAACCGCTTGTTCCGCCAAGGCCGGCCCGCGCGTCGGCGCACTTCCATCTCCGCACTTCCCATTCCTTGTGTCGCCATGCATATCCGACTGTTTTGGTCGGGTATCGCTCAGATTCGCTCAATTCCACACGGCAACTTTTCGGTATTTTCCTCTTCCATGTCGTCAAGCGATGTTGCGCACGCTGCACTGCACACAAGAAGAGGAATCGAACATGAACAAGTCTTACCGCATCGTCTGGAGCAAGGCCCGCTCCGGCTATATCGTCACCCATGAAAAGGCCGCCAGCCGGGGCAAGCCCTCAAGCACCTGCAAGTCGGCGATAGCGGCCGTCGCAGTGTTGGCTCTGCACGCGGTACCTGCGTTGGCAGCCAATGTCTGCGGCCCCGGCGCCAATACCATCAACACTGTCCAGACCGCTGACGACGACTGCACCCTGAGCGGCGGCAGCCTGACGGTGACCAATGCCGGTTCCATCATGGTGCCAACGGCGAACACACCAGCCGTCAAGGTTTCCGGAGCGATCGGCGACATCATCAACAACGGCACCATTTCATCCGGCGCCAACCTGGTCGGCATCAGCCTGCAAAACGGCACCACGCTCTCCGGCAGCATCATCAATCGCGGCACGCTGTCATCGGTCAGCAATGGCACCTTCCTCGGGAATGGCGCGATTTCCGCCGTCGGCACCACGATCGCCGGTTCGCTCGACAACGACGGCGGCACGATCACCAACACCGTGTACCTGAAGAATTCCAGTGTCGGCTCGGTGCGCAACATCAATGGCGGCCAGATCCTGCCGACGGGCACGCGGGCGATCGGCATTTCGCTGGTCGATTCAACGGTCACAGGCGGGGTGCTCAACGATGCGACCAGCAGCATCACGTCCAGCCAGGGATGGGGCATGCAGATCTACAACACCCCGCTCGGCCCGGATGGCTTTGTCAATCGCGGCAGCATCACCGGGTTTGATTCGGGTGTGATCATTGGCGCAACGACCATGAGCAGCAATATCGACAACTACGGCACCATCGCCGTGTCCGGAACGACCGGCCCTGGCATGAGCTTGTCGAACAACACCCTGAACGGCCGCCTCACCAACGCGACGGGAGCCGGCATCACCGGCGCCGGCTATGGCATCGCCATGACCGGCAACAAGCTCCTGGGCGGCCTCGTCAACCAGGGGACGATCTCCGGTGCCCATGCCCTCAGCATGAGCACCAAATCGCAGCTGGCGGGCGGGCTGGACAACAGCGGCACCATCAAGAGCGGCACGGCCAGCCACATGATCGGCATCGTCATGGACGACAGCAGCATCGCCGGCGGCATCAAGAACAGCGGCACGATCGAGGGCGTGCAGTTCGGCCTTTCGCTGAAAAACAATGCGGAGCTGGGTGCGGATGCGAGCGGCGTGGCGCTCGACAACAGCGGCACCATCACGTCCGGCGCCAGCTCCTATGCGGCGGCGGCCGGGATCAATCTCGACACCGGCGCCAAGGTCATCGGCGACATCGTCAACAGCGGCACCATCAGCGGCTGGTTCGCCATTTCCATCAACAGCAGTCAGGTCACCGGCAAGATCATCAATAGCGGCACCATCAACGGCTCCCGATTCGGGATCGCGGTAAGCGGCAGTTCCGTTTCAGGCATCTACGTCAGCGGCAGCAGCGCGCGCATACTGGGAGGGGTGCTGGCGTCCAATACCGGTTTCTTCGTCTCCAGCGGAGCCGTGTTTGCCAATGAAAATGCGTACAACGTCAAGGGCTTCACGGTCGAAAACGGCGGGCGCTTCATTCTGGGAGCAGGCGGGACAACCTCCGGCATGATCAACGGCATCACGGTCGGCAGCGACGGCTTCAAGAATGATGGCACGGTCGTCGTGAATGCCGGCGTGACCGCCGACGCCATTCACGGCAACGTCGTGCAGAACGGCAGTTTCCTGATTGGCGCCGACGGCGGCGCCGCTGCGAAGCTGCGGGTCGATGGCACATTCAGCAACACCAGCACGGTCGAATTGCATAACGCCACGCTCGACATCGGCGGCGCCTTGACCAACAGCGACAAGATCGCGCTCGGCAAGGACAGCAGCCTGAAGACCGGCGCGCTGTTTACCAATAGCGGTACGCTCGCAATGGGCAATGGCAGCAGCGTGGTCGCCACGGGCGGCGTCAGCAACAGCGGCAAGGTCACGCTTGGTGCCGGCACCAGCGCCACGCTGCAAGGCAGCTACACGCAGACCGCCAGCGGCGTGCTGCAGGTCGGCGTCAACGACGACACCACCTATGCCAAGCTGGCCGTCAATGGCACGGCAGATCTGGGCAGCAATGCGAAGATCGACGTCGACGTCACGCAAAAGGGCCATGTATTCAACGTCAAGCGTCTGGAAAACGTGATCACCGCGACCACGCTCGACAGCGACGGCACGTTCAAGGTGACGGACAACTCGGAGCTGTTCAACTTCGGCGCAGTGAAGGAAGGTAATGCGGTGCACCTGACACTGAAGTCGGCGGCAGACACGGGCGGTGGAGAACCCGGCGGCGGAAGTAGTGGCGGGCCTGGCGGCGGCGGTGGCACTCCCCCCGCAGGCCCGACCGTGCTGGGCAGCGTGAAAGACACCGGCAACCATCCCGGCGTCGGCGCGGCCACCGTGCTCGACCAGCTGATCGCGGCCAACCCTTCCGGCGCGATCCCCAGCATGTTCGTCGGTCTGACCAATAGACAGGAAGTGTCGCAGGCGGTGACGCAGACCCTGCCCTTGCTGAACGGCGGCTCGATGGCGGCGGCGACCGGCTCGATCGCCGGCATCAACCGCGTGGTGCAGGCCCGCATCGAGGCCAACCGCGGCCTGTCCTCGGGCGACGAGTTCCTGGGCGACAAATATGTCTGGTTCAAGCCGTTCGGCTCCTGGGCCCGCCAGGATGACCAGGACGGCATCGCCGGCTTCAAGGCCAGCACCAAGGGCTTCGTGCTGGGCCTGGATGGCACCACGAACGGCCGTGTGCGCCTGGGCGCGGGCCTGGCCTATGCCAGCTCGAACGTGAACGGCAATTCCAGCGTCGCGCCGCAGCGCATGGATGTGGACGTGTTCCAGTTGCTCGGCTACGGCAGCGTCAGCCTCGACGAACGCACCGAGCTGAACTTCCAGGCCGATGTCGGCCAGAACAACAACAAGGGCAGCCGCACCATCGCCTTCACTTCCAGCACGGCCAGTGCCGACTACAAGAGCCTGACCGCGCATGCCGGCCTGGGTCTGGGCCGCGTTCTGCCGCTGAACGAGGTGACCAACTTCACGCCGTCGGCACGCCTGGATTACACCTGGATCCGCGATCAGTCGTATGCGGAGAATGGCGCCGGGGTGTTGAACCTGAACGTGAATGGGCGCAGCGCGCGCGCGCTGACGCTGGGCATCGACGGCAAGCTGACGCACAACCTGGATACGAAGACCACGTTGACCGCCAACCTCGGGGCCGGGTACGACTTGCTGAACGAGAAGGCGGCCATCGTCGCGGCCTATGCCGGCGCGCCGAGCGCGGCCTTTGCCACCTATGGCATGGACAAGACGCCATGGAGCGTGCGCGGCGGGCTGGGTGTCGCGCGCAAGACCGATAGCGGCGTCGAGCTCACGCTGCGCTACGACGCCGAGGGCCGGACCGGCTTCCTCAACCAGACCGCTTCGGTCAAGGCACGCTGGGCGTTTTAATCCTGCTGCTCCCACCCCTGGCAGGCGGTGCAACGCCGCTTGCCAGAACGCTCCTCGCCTTCCTTCCCACCTCTCACCTCAGTACCTCTTAGGTTTGCTCATTTTTGCTCAGTTTCGCGCAGCGATTTTTAGCTATGTTTCCGTATGGAATCACAAAAATAGTGCGCATGTTGCGCCACACAAGATAGAGGAATTACACGTGAACAAGTCCTACCGCATCGTCTGGAGCAAGGCCCGCGCCGGCTATATCGTCACTCACGAAAAAGCCGCCAGCCGCGGCCGACCGTCGTCCACCTGCACCGCACTGGCCGCCGCCGCGCTATTGGCATTGGGCTCGACCTCAGCACTGGCCGCCAATCTCTGCCACACGGGCAGCAACACCATCAACACAAGCAACCCAATTAACGACTACTGCGCTCTCGGCACCAGCGGCGACAGCGTGACGATCGACAACGGCGGCACGATTTACATCATTGACACCTTTCCCCCGGCGATCTGGGTATCCGGCGCGGCCGACAGCATCACCATCAGACAGGGGGGCACAGTCAGAGCAGGCGGCGACAGCGCCATCAGCATCAACGCCGGCAGCACCTTGAGCGGCAGCATCGTCAATAGTGGCAACTTGTCATCCGTCAATGCTTCAGTGACCAAGGACGAGGCGATCCTCGTCAAGCAGTCCACCATCGTCGGGTCCATCATCAATGACAACGGTCAAATCAACAATTCCGTGACCCTGGACGCGAGCAGCGTGAGCACCATCGAGAACATCAATGGCGGCCAGATCAGCGCTACCGTCACCGGTAACACGGCGACGGGCCTGCGCATTAAAAACGGTTCATCGATTTCCGGCAGGATCCTGAACGGCACCGGCAGCAGCATCCACGGAAGCGCTAGCGGAGTGTTGCTGCAGGATTCGACCGTCGGCACAGGCGGCATCGTCAATCAGGGCAGCATTACCGGTGGCACGACCGCACTGGACATAAAAGGAAGCACCACCACCATCAACGGCAACATTCTCAACTCCGGCACGATCGAGGGTACCGGCACCACGTCTGGTGGCTTCGGCATCTACCTCACCGCGGGAACCTTGAACGGCAGTATCGTCAACGAGAGCACCGGGCTGATCAAGGGGAAATCGGTCGGCATCACCTTGTATATGGGCGCGAAAGTTACCGGCGGACTCGTCAATCGGGGGGAGGTGAGAGGCGTGGACGGCCCCGCCATTCGGATATTCAACAATGCTCTGCTGGAAGGCGGGATCAATAACAGCGGCACGATTGCCAGTGACTACAGCTACGGCGCCGGTCTCACCGTTTCATCGAACTCGAGGGTTACCGATGGCTTGCGCAATACCGGCACCATTTCCGGAAAGGTTTTTGGCATGGTCTTCGACACCGGCGGTACGCTCTCGGCTGGTGTGGATGACATCGCGCTCTACAACAACAACAAGATCCAGGGAGGCAATACCGGTGCGGTTGGCGAAGTCGGCATCCGGGTCTATGGGGGCGTGGTCAACGGCAATCTCGTCAACGAGGGCACCATCAGTGGAACGGCTGCGGTCAGCGTGGAGAATGCCGGCAAGTTCAACGGCAAGATCCACAACACCGGCACCATCTCGGGGAAAAGGCGCGGCATCTTGGTAGATGGCAGTAATTCGGCACTGACCGCGGGTGCCGACGGCATCGCGATCTACAACAGCAACAGCATCCTCGCAGGCAGTGTTGCCGGCGGCACGGATGAAAGCGCCATCTACGTGGGCAACGGCGCGCAGGTCACTGGTCATATCGTCAACGACGGCGGCACCATGGGGGGCGGCAAGTTCGGCGTTCTGGTCAACGGCACCAGTCAGATCAACGGCAACATCAGCAATGGCGGCACCATCAGCGGCACCAAATACGCAGTGCAGGTCGCGGACACCGCCACATTGAACGGCCTCGTCGCCAAAGGCAACGCCGCACGTTTCATCGGCGACGTCTACGCGAAGAACACCGACTTCACCGTCGCCAGCGGCGCGGTGTTTGCCAACGACAATGCCTACGATGTCAAAGGTGTCATCGTCGAAAATGGCGCGCAATTCACGCTGAAGGCCGGCACCAATACCTCCGGCATGGCCAACGGCATCACCGTCGGCGACGATGGCTTTGTCAATGCCGGCACAGTGAAAGTAGACGCCGGCACGATCGCAGCAGCCATTCATGGCAGCTACACGCAGACCGGCACGGGCGTACTGCAGATCGGCAGCAATGGCGGCGCGGCAGCGAAACTGACCGTCAGCGGTGCCGCGACTACCGCGGGCAATGTCACGCTGGCAGCTAATGCCGCACTGCTCGTCGATAAACTCGACAACAGCGGCACGCTCGCGCTGGGCAACGGCAGCAGCGTGGTCGCCAGCAATGGCGTCAGCAACAGCGGCAAGCTGATCCTCGGCGCCGGCAGCAGCGCCACGGTGCAAGGCAACTACACGCAGGCCGCCAGCGGCGCGCTGCAGATTGGCGTCAACGATGACACCACCTATGCCAAGCTGGCCGTCAATGGCGCGGCAGATCTGGGCAGCAATGCGCAGATCGACATCGACGTCACGCAAAAAGGCCATGTATTCAATGTCAAGCGTCTTGAAAACGTGATCACCGCGACCACGCTCAACAGCGATGGCACGTTCAAGGTGACGGACAACTCCGAACTGTTCAACTTCGGCGCAGTCAAGGAAGGCAATGCAGTGCATCTGACGCTGGAGGCGGCAGCCGGAACGGGTGGTGGCACAGGCGGTGGCACTGGTACAGGCACGGGCACTGGTGGTGGCACGCCTCCCGCGCCAACCCCTGGCCCGACCGTGCTGGGCAGCGTGCAGGCAACCGGCAACCTGCCCGGGACCGGTGCGGCTGTCGTGCTCGACCAGCTGATCGCGGCCAACCCTTCCGGCACGATCCCCAGCATGTTCGTCGGCCTGACCAACAGGCAGGAAGTCTCGCAGGCTGTGACGCAGACTCTGCCGCTATTGAACGGCGGCTCGATGGCGGCGGCGACCGGCTCGATCGCCGGCATCAACCGCGTGGTGCAGGCCCGCATCGAGGCCAACCGCGGACTGTCCTCGGGCGACGAATTCCTGGGCGACAAATATGTTTGGTTCAAGCCGTTCGGCTCCTGGGCAAAACAGGACGACCGCGACGGCGTCGCCGGCTTCAAGGCCAGCACCGGCAGCTTCGTGCTGGGGGCCGATGCCGCCACCAACGGCCGGGCCCGCTTCGGCGCGGGCTTCGCCTACGCCAGCTCGCGCGTGAACGGCAATTCCGCCATCGCGCCGCAGCATCTGGACGTGGACGTGTTCCAGCTGCTCGGCTACGGCAGCGTGAGTCTCGACGAACGCACCGAGCTGAACTTCCAGGCCGATGTCGGCCAGAACCGCAACAAGGGCAGCCGCAGCATCGCCTTTACCGGCAGCACGGCCCACGCCGACTACCGGAGCCTGACCGCACACGCTGGCGTGGGCGTCGGCCATGTGCTGCCGCTGAACGGGAAGACCGCGTTCACGCCCTCGGTGCGGATGGACTACATCTGGATCCGCGACCAGTCGTATCAGGAGACGGGCGCCGACGCGTTGAACCTGAACGTCAACAGCCGCAGCGCGCGCGAGCTGCTGCTGTCGCTTGACGGCAAGCTGACGCACAACCTGGACGACCAGACCACGCTCACGGCCAATGTGGGCGCGGCGTA
The Noviherbaspirillum cavernae DNA segment above includes these coding regions:
- a CDS encoding response regulator transcription factor, coding for MQNLILLEDEIVLRQELAEFLTDTGYQVDAAASLAEFQRIYDPAVHRIAVIDLTLPDGDGMVLIRQLRQQGHKLGIVVLTARRTTPDKIAGLDEGADYYLTKTADLDELAATLTALRRRLGEPEATGRWVLEMAPRRLQPPGFQAIALSQQDVTVLSTLMAEPGKIISRQEIVHALGEDFMVYDQRRLDTQMRRLRRKAEQATGLALPVNTARNAGYRFYAEAEIRD
- a CDS encoding autotransporter domain-containing protein codes for the protein MNKSYRIVWSKARAGYIVTHEKAASRGRPSSTCTALAAAALLALGSTSALAANLCHTGSNTINTSNPINDYCALGTSGDSVTIDNGGTIYIIDTFPPAIWVSGAADSITIRQGGTVRAGGDSAISINAGSTLSGSIVNSGNLSSVNASVTKDEAILVKQSTIVGSIINDNGQINNSVTLDASSVSTIENINGGQISATVTGNTATGLRIKNGSSISGRILNGTGSSIHGSASGVLLQDSTVGTGGIVNQGSITGGTTALDIKGSTTTINGNILNSGTIEGTGTTSGGFGIYLTAGTLNGSIVNESTGLIKGKSVGITLYMGAKVTGGLVNRGEVRGVDGPAIRIFNNALLEGGINNSGTIASDYSYGAGLTVSSNSRVTDGLRNTGTISGKVFGMVFDTGGTLSAGVDDIALYNNNKIQGGNTGAVGEVGIRVYGGVVNGNLVNEGTISGTAAVSVENAGKFNGKIHNTGTISGKRRGILVDGSNSALTAGADGIAIYNSNSILAGSVAGGTDESAIYVGNGAQVTGHIVNDGGTMGGGKFGVLVNGTSQINGNISNGGTISGTKYAVQVADTATLNGLVAKGNAARFIGDVYAKNTDFTVASGAVFANDNAYDVKGVIVENGAQFTLKAGTNTSGMANGITVGDDGFVNAGTVKVDAGTIAAAIHGSYTQTGTGVLQIGSNGGAAAKLTVSGAATTAGNVTLAANAALLVDKLDNSGTLALGNGSSVVASNGVSNSGKLILGAGSSATVQGNYTQAASGALQIGVNDDTTYAKLAVNGAADLGSNAQIDIDVTQKGHVFNVKRLENVITATTLNSDGTFKVTDNSELFNFGAVKEGNAVHLTLEAAAGTGGGTGGGTGTGTGTGGGTPPAPTPGPTVLGSVQATGNLPGTGAAVVLDQLIAANPSGTIPSMFVGLTNRQEVSQAVTQTLPLLNGGSMAAATGSIAGINRVVQARIEANRGLSSGDEFLGDKYVWFKPFGSWAKQDDRDGVAGFKASTGSFVLGADAATNGRARFGAGFAYASSRVNGNSAIAPQHLDVDVFQLLGYGSVSLDERTELNFQADVGQNRNKGSRSIAFTGSTAHADYRSLTAHAGVGVGHVLPLNGKTAFTPSVRMDYIWIRDQSYQETGADALNLNVNSRSARELLLSLDGKLTHNLDDQTTLTANVGAAYDALNNGTTIVAAYAGAPEAAFATYGTDKTPWSVRGGLGLTRKTAGGTEITLRYDAEGRSGFLNQTASLKARWAF
- a CDS encoding sensor histidine kinase, whose translation is MLFSAAMKCLSFIRPPFIHLPLILFVFAVLLPLSGFAQSALTLQSGVRQFSASGHMSLLHDAGGRMTADAAQSSDSWKALPGAASAGYTSDTIWLRLEVERQADAPQDWSVRFTNPLLDDVRLYRPDGAQGWSEQAAGENLGRSNWAVDARNVVFPVRMEAAGREIWLVRLQSKNAMSTGLEIWPRTAFNDFSRREYLYYGLYFGFYVLLIVLHAFFWRMTREAQSGWYLLYVSLHTLTELMTVAIPQQLFDMPVGVSDPLLGMSICCSLAVGVYFAVQQMELPAMRPRFSKLVLASACGVAAIGIGLILAGRFAAGMILVQQLAMLLVVVFISLSLWMLIHGHKPARFFLLAFGIFYAGVVVSFLRNMAVVPTNFWTNHAVAIGALLHMTLMSLRLNLRYDELRRDKEMAQAETVRAVRQLNDSLEDQVARRTAALQQEIAQRVQLEQELRKALDVERRIKEEQQDFVAMVSHEFRTPLAIITTTAQQIAKNLDAVREKTLTRCQNLRNAAHRMAALVDEYLTADRMEDSATAFKPVSCDPRQLIEGIVNEWPQGRISMSLQPLPAQFTCDKGLLQVGLRNLLSNADRHATSGQAIHVQAEAREEGARHTLCISVRNRGELIPEDEVPRLFQKYFRGRSAQHKPGAGLGLYLVKRIAEMHAGEVWLENDAATGSVTFSLLLPDNKSDALNPAAPAPASASAMEASTA
- a CDS encoding autotransporter domain-containing protein, with amino-acid sequence MNKSYRIVWSKARSGYIVTHEKAASRGKPSSTCKSAIAAVAVLALHAVPALAANVCGPGANTINTVQTADDDCTLSGGSLTVTNAGSIMVPTANTPAVKVSGAIGDIINNGTISSGANLVGISLQNGTTLSGSIINRGTLSSVSNGTFLGNGAISAVGTTIAGSLDNDGGTITNTVYLKNSSVGSVRNINGGQILPTGTRAIGISLVDSTVTGGVLNDATSSITSSQGWGMQIYNTPLGPDGFVNRGSITGFDSGVIIGATTMSSNIDNYGTIAVSGTTGPGMSLSNNTLNGRLTNATGAGITGAGYGIAMTGNKLLGGLVNQGTISGAHALSMSTKSQLAGGLDNSGTIKSGTASHMIGIVMDDSSIAGGIKNSGTIEGVQFGLSLKNNAELGADASGVALDNSGTITSGASSYAAAAGINLDTGAKVIGDIVNSGTISGWFAISINSSQVTGKIINSGTINGSRFGIAVSGSSVSGIYVSGSSARILGGVLASNTGFFVSSGAVFANENAYNVKGFTVENGGRFILGAGGTTSGMINGITVGSDGFKNDGTVVVNAGVTADAIHGNVVQNGSFLIGADGGAAAKLRVDGTFSNTSTVELHNATLDIGGALTNSDKIALGKDSSLKTGALFTNSGTLAMGNGSSVVATGGVSNSGKVTLGAGTSATLQGSYTQTASGVLQVGVNDDTTYAKLAVNGTADLGSNAKIDVDVTQKGHVFNVKRLENVITATTLDSDGTFKVTDNSELFNFGAVKEGNAVHLTLKSAADTGGGEPGGGSSGGPGGGGGTPPAGPTVLGSVKDTGNHPGVGAATVLDQLIAANPSGAIPSMFVGLTNRQEVSQAVTQTLPLLNGGSMAAATGSIAGINRVVQARIEANRGLSSGDEFLGDKYVWFKPFGSWARQDDQDGIAGFKASTKGFVLGLDGTTNGRVRLGAGLAYASSNVNGNSSVAPQRMDVDVFQLLGYGSVSLDERTELNFQADVGQNNNKGSRTIAFTSSTASADYKSLTAHAGLGLGRVLPLNEVTNFTPSARLDYTWIRDQSYAENGAGVLNLNVNGRSARALTLGIDGKLTHNLDTKTTLTANLGAGYDLLNEKAAIVAAYAGAPSAAFATYGMDKTPWSVRGGLGVARKTDSGVELTLRYDAEGRTGFLNQTASVKARWAF